In Terriglobia bacterium, the following are encoded in one genomic region:
- a CDS encoding VWA domain-containing protein has translation MARTIFRLLALAAVSAALIAAQKPDYTLKVDVPFVTVDVTVEDANGNAVQNLSRDAFELFEDGAPQDIRYFLPVSAPHDVLLLFDRSGSTEDKWPLMQMAISEFIAGLRPQDKIAIATFDYDVQMQQEWTGDPDKALSALPRLLEPDQIGGTNFYHAVEETLRRQFRKTSGRRALIVLTDGRDTSFYKDLVTRNRIADPKAERPFQNALKAARTSRIPIYFVAFNTDRNLQPNTIGGDEYKSLRIIFPNSTMPDRYLAAVRMRMEQLADISGGRMIYPQKLDDIIPLYQRIGQELGISYTLGYVSPNPRLDGSFHRIEARTRDPLYRIVQSREGYYAR, from the coding sequence ATGGCACGCACCATTTTCAGACTGCTGGCCCTTGCCGCCGTCAGCGCTGCGCTGATTGCAGCGCAGAAGCCGGACTACACGCTGAAGGTCGACGTACCCTTCGTAACCGTGGATGTGACGGTCGAAGATGCGAACGGAAACGCTGTTCAAAACCTGTCTCGCGATGCTTTTGAATTGTTCGAAGACGGAGCACCTCAGGATATTCGCTATTTCCTTCCCGTTTCCGCACCGCACGATGTCCTCCTCTTATTCGATCGAAGCGGAAGCACTGAAGACAAATGGCCCTTGATGCAGATGGCGATCTCCGAGTTTATTGCCGGCCTGCGGCCTCAAGACAAGATTGCAATAGCCACGTTCGACTACGACGTTCAGATGCAACAGGAGTGGACCGGGGATCCGGACAAAGCGCTTTCCGCGCTGCCCCGGCTGCTCGAACCCGACCAGATCGGGGGAACGAATTTCTACCATGCTGTGGAGGAAACGCTTCGGCGGCAATTCCGCAAGACATCCGGCCGACGCGCGCTGATCGTTCTCACGGACGGACGCGATACGTCCTTTTACAAGGATCTGGTCACCCGGAACCGGATAGCCGATCCGAAAGCCGAACGCCCTTTCCAGAACGCGTTAAAAGCGGCACGGACTTCAAGAATTCCGATTTACTTCGTGGCCTTCAATACAGACAGGAACCTGCAACCGAACACAATCGGGGGAGACGAGTATAAAAGTCTGAGAATTATCTTTCCCAACTCCACGATGCCGGACCGCTATCTTGCGGCAGTACGGATGCGGATGGAGCAACTGGCAGACATTTCGGGTGGGCGGATGATCTATCCCCAAAAGCTGGACGACATCATTCCGTTGTATCAGCGGATCGGACAGGAACTGGGGATTTCCTACACGCTGGGATATGTGTCACCGAATCCCCGGCTGGACGGCTCCTTTCACCGCATTGAAGCGCGCACGCGAGATCCACTCTATCGAATCGTCCAATCCCGGGAGGGCTACTATGCGAGGTGA
- a CDS encoding HU family DNA-binding protein: MNKGELIDKIAKDAKISKVQASNALNSALDGVESTLKKGNKVTLVGFGTFSVSSRKARTGRNPQTGAPLKIPAKKVTKFVPGAELKKAVNRGR; encoded by the coding sequence ATGAATAAAGGCGAGTTAATTGACAAGATCGCAAAAGATGCGAAGATTTCGAAAGTCCAGGCGAGCAATGCGCTCAATTCCGCGCTCGATGGTGTTGAGTCGACGCTGAAGAAAGGAAACAAAGTGACGCTGGTGGGCTTCGGCACCTTTTCGGTCAGCTCGCGCAAGGCGAGAACCGGCCGCAATCCTCAGACCGGAGCCCCGCTGAAGATTCCTGCCAAGAAAGTCACGAAGTTCGTTCCCGGTGCGGAACTCAAGAAAGCCGTCAACCGAGGCCGTTAG
- a CDS encoding OmpA family protein, whose protein sequence is MVSPIRRLSVAGIGVLAGIMVLSAGCASRKYVRLQTEALEPSIQEAQNGVKENAERIDAVDRRAQQGVTAAGAADTKATQAQTAAQNAATAAQAADRKADTANQGVQQANNRISTIESRIANLGDNYAESDKQVVMFKFNSSVLDAAAKSTLDRIAGNTGNGGYMLEIQGYTDARGSEQYNIGLSERRAEAVQRYLVSKKLPLYRISIVGLGKEDPVADNKNEQGRAQNRRVEVRLLKSTGSRQTN, encoded by the coding sequence ATGGTTAGTCCAATTCGACGATTGTCAGTTGCAGGCATCGGCGTCCTGGCCGGCATTATGGTTTTGTCAGCAGGATGTGCGAGCCGGAAATATGTACGACTTCAAACCGAGGCGCTCGAGCCGTCCATTCAGGAAGCCCAGAACGGCGTAAAAGAGAACGCTGAACGAATCGATGCCGTCGACAGACGCGCTCAGCAGGGCGTGACTGCGGCTGGAGCGGCAGATACCAAAGCCACACAAGCGCAAACCGCGGCCCAGAATGCGGCGACGGCTGCGCAGGCCGCCGACCGCAAGGCGGATACAGCGAATCAGGGTGTCCAACAGGCAAATAACAGAATCAGCACGATTGAAAGCCGTATCGCCAATCTTGGCGATAACTATGCCGAAAGCGACAAGCAAGTGGTGATGTTCAAGTTCAATTCTTCCGTTCTGGATGCGGCGGCGAAGAGCACGCTCGACCGGATTGCCGGCAATACCGGCAACGGCGGATACATGCTTGAAATCCAGGGCTACACGGATGCTCGCGGTTCCGAGCAGTACAACATCGGTCTGAGCGAGCGGCGCGCCGAAGCTGTCCAGCGCTACCTCGTCTCTAAGAAGCTTCCGCTTTATCGCATTTCCATTGTCGGACTCGGAAAAGAAGATCCTGTCGCAGACAACAAAAACGAACAGGGCCGCGCCCAGAACCGGCGCGTGGAAGTCCGGCTCTTGAAATCGACCGGCTCCCGGCAGACGAACTAA